GGCCGGTTCCGATTGGATGGCGGTTGAATTCCGAGGTCCGGATATTCTCTTTTTCATATATATGTTTGGGAATAATTACCGGGGAGAGATGTTCAACAAGATAAATATCAGGCTTGCTGCAAGCGATTCTGATGGTGTAAGAATTAATTATTTCAACTGTGACTACGTCTGCGAAGTAACTTTTATAACTGCTTCCTAACTCTGGGTCCATAATTTTATCACAGGTGAATTTGACGTCCTCTGCAGTAAATGGTGCTCCGTCATGCCAGCGGACATCTTTTCTCAAGTGGTAAGTAATCGCAGTATGGTCAGCTGATATTTCCCAGGTTTCAGCCAGTTTGGGAATCAGATTATTATTTTTATCATAGTCAGCCAGGTAATCCATGATCATACAACATACATCACCAGATGGAGTGTCTTCTGCCAGCAGAGGATTAAGAGTTACAGGTTCAAGTGATGGCTCAACGAATGTATCCCCGTAAGACGGGGACGGTGAAATCTCACTGGTCTGCGTTTTCAACAGTTCGTGATAGCTGTTTTCGGCCTTCTCCAACACCCTGATGTCCCTGGCTTTTTTCGGGTTGTTGAGAAAAGTCTTGTAATCTGCGCTGGCTGAGGCAGTATCCTTCAGCACATAATGCTCGAACAGGGCTTTCTCCAGGGTGTCCGAATTCGTGGCTGCCGCCAGAAAGACCGGGAGCAGCAGGGAAACTGTCAACAGTTTCAGTCCGGAAACATTCAAATTAATTCTCCCACTGTATTGCAAAGAACAGAATTCCATTTTACTGTCATTATATCAAAAATACAGCGCATTTTGCTGCATTTGTGAAGTGTTTTTCTGAAAGATCGGGTTATTTCAGCTGTGCCGCGATTTCTGCAATAATGCCTGTTTCAGACAAGTGGGTTTCGCGGCATTTCTTCCTCAGCATGTCAAGCGCTGTTTCGCCAGCCCGGTTTTTCGCTCCCGGGTCAGCTCCGGCTTCTCTGAGCGCTTTTAATACTGCCACAAATTCTTTGCGAAAATAAGCTTCATATTTATTCAACTCGTCTTCAGTGACAGTCCTGGTAAACGACCCGACCAAACGGTTAACCATGCAATGCAAAGGCGTGTTTCCGGATCTGTCTGCTGCACGCGGATTGGCCCTGGCGGCGGTCAATGCCAGTGTTTTTTTATAGTATTGATTTTTTATCGCATAAAGCAATGCGCTGTCGCCGTTTTTATCGGTTGCATCAGGAAAAAATCCGGCATTTACGAGCATCTCCACATATTCGAAACGGCATTCCAGTAATGTGCTTGATTTTTTTTTATTGAGCGCAGGGCCTCCTTTTTCCAGAAGATATCGCACCATATCCTCATTCCTGATTTCCCGCACTGCCTGGTCGAGCACAGGATCGATCGTACTGTTCAGGTCAAAGCCTTTTTTCTCCATCATTCTGGCGACTTCCAGCACCGGGCAGAGCATCAGGAGATTCCAGCCGTTTGAATCCTTGACTTGCGGAGACCCGCCAGCGTCCAGAAATTTCCGGATCAGGTCAACGTAAATATAGTGATCATCGTCAAACACATCCCTTCTACCATAGTCGTTGCGATTGTCCAGCAGAACAAGCAGAGGCAGCTGGCCGTCATACTGTTTGTAGTAACCATCTTTTTCAGTGGAAAAATCAAAGGGTTTCAGGATACTGCCGCATTTTTCCAGGACTTCCTGAAAAACTTTGTGTTCCTTCATTACCGTACAATTGCGCTCCAGTGGAATAGGAGATCCTTTCGGGCAGATGGTTTTCAAGTATTCAAGGTTATATTCATCCCGATTCACTTCCATGATCCCTAATCCTCTGCTGTTTATCGCCCCAGGGTCAGCCCCATTTTCGATCAGGCAGCTGAGAGCTTCCCTGCCAAGTATATTGTTGAAAATCGGAGTATTCCCCAGGCTGTCCCTGGCGTTCACATCAGCTCCTGCTTCAATCAGTGCCTTAATAGCGTTGAGTTCGTAGACTCTGTGCAGCGGGGTTTCATCTAATTCACCGGCCCGCGCATTAGGATCAAGTCCTGATTCCACCATCAATCGGACAATATCTCCGCTCCTTGCGCAATGCAGCAGGGTGTATCCTGGTTTATCAGCTGCAGTTCCCTTCTGTTTCCTGGATATTTGGTAATTTTCATAAGCTGAAACATCAAGAGGAGTTGTGTATTGTCTGAGAAGGTCTACATTGCAGCGAAAGATTCTGAGCTTGGGGTCAGCTCCGTGCGAGAGGAGAATGCGCGCTTTTTCCGCTGAATCAGTGCAATAGAAGAGAGGTGGAATCCCGAAACCATCTGGAAGATTCGGGGACATTCCTAAATCAAGCAGCAATTCGAGCACTGCAGGTGTGATATCTTCACAGTGGATTGGAAAATATCCGGCTGCATCCGGAAAATCGTATCTGCAGCCTCTGCTGATCAGCAGTTCTGCGATTTCCCTGGTTTTCACGCGCGGCAGTATCTGATACGACCAGCGATCCCGGAAGCCGACTTCTTTTGATCTGTCAATAGAAGCCGGCTGCTGGAACTTGAATTCCGCACCATTCTTTATCAATATTTCCGCCACATCCATCCTGTCTACCCAGGCAAGTGGACTGTAGGGCAGGTAGCCTGGATTAACCGAATGTCCGTGATCAATCAGATATTGCGCCACTTCCGGGCTTTTTACATAACAGAGCTGGTCAGCCCAGTCGAAATTTCCCTCCCATGATTCCAGCTTTAATTCAGCCGCCAGATCAATGCTGTGGACAGCAGGCACCATTTCAGGGTGGAGCTTGATTTTCCCTTTTTTTTGCATGGCTTTGAGCAGTTCTTCATCCTGAGAGTCTCTCAATATGAGGTAAAGATCAGGGTCACTTTCCTTGCTGAAATCTCTGGCCGGGAATTCGGCTCTTCCCAGCAGGTATTTCAGCGCATCAAGTCTCTTGGCCTGGATTCCTGCATTAAAAGCTGACAGCAGCACTTCAGCCGTCTTATCTGTAATCCTGTCGATCAGGCTGCCAAACAGGGAAATTTCACCTGTTACCACTGCCAATCGGATCTGTTCCAGCAGCGGTTTTTCCAGAATCTGGTCAACCGCAGTTTCCGGGACAGAACAATGGACTTTCAGCGTAACCAGAAGCACTGCCAGGAAAAAATTGAACTTGCTGAATCCAATGCATTTTTTATTACTCATCTGCCTGCCTCCAATCGACTCAGTCTGAAACGTAATCATTAAAAGCTGACTATTCCAGCAGTTTCATCATTTCAAGCAGCCTGCCCTCTTCGGGAACTCCCTTGTCGCTGCAGTCATTCCTAAACATTTCCAGAGCGGTCCTGCCCTGATTATCCCTGATCCGGGGGTCTGCCCCCGCCTGCCGCAGCAAATTCAGCATTCGCAAGGCATAGTCCTGCATGCTGTTCATGGCAGAGTCATCGTTGCCAGACCAGTTGTAGGTGAAATCAAGCACAAGATGATGCAGAACTGTGTATCCACCTTCACTGACCAGATTGACATCCGCGCCAGTTGCGATCAATTTTTCTAATCGTCGGTAGCTGTCGGTTTCGGTAAAATTCAGCGCAGCTTCCATCAGCGGAGTGATGCCGCAAAGCGAGGCCGAATCCGGTGAAAATCCCGCTTTGACAAGCATATCGATGTATTCTGATCGGCAGAACAGCAGAAAAGGTTGCCTAGCCACTCTGCCATCTTTGAGTTTGTACCCCTTTTCGCACATCATCAGATCTGGCATTCTTGTTTCCAGCAGATACCGAACCAGGTCTGCATGCCCGATTCCACTGACAGCATCAACCATGATTTCGAAAATATCTCGCTTCAGTTCAAACCCCTTTTGTTCCAGCATTCGGGCAGTTTCAGGCCTTGGACAGATCCGCAGGAACTCACGGCAGTCATCCTCATTAACCTTGACTGCTGACTGAGCAAGACATCTGCGAATCCGGTAGATTTTATCCTCGTCGGTCAATCCGTTCTCGTGGCGAAGATAGTACAGCACGGAAGAAGGAGAAAAGTCTTCCTTCACGCTGGTTTCAGTTTGAGCCTTTATCCTGATTTTACTGCATGTTTTTAAAAGGTCCCTGCACTTGTCACCAAAATGCACGTCCAGGGCACTTTGCCCCTGGTTGTTTAAGGCATCCGGATCTGCTCCGTGGCTGAGCAGTATTTTCAAACCCTCAGGTTTGAGTTGTATATTGAACAAAGGCGTGTTTCCCAAGTCATCCCTGGCATTGACATCGGCCCCGGCCTCGATCAGGGCTGAAAGCGCTCCCGGATCAGAGACAGTGTGCAGCGGTGTTTCGCCCCTCTTTCCTCCGCGCTGATTGGGATCAAGCCCTGAATCCAGCATCAATCGTACGAACTCTTCGTTCCTGGCGCAATGCAGCAAGGTGTATCCCAGCTTCCCGGCCAGGTCTGACTCCATTTCCGCCGAGTCCATGTGACGATGAAGCCCCCAGCCTAAAATATCATCTGCCTGGATCGGCATTCTGGCTTTGGGATCTGCTCCGTGTGCGAGCAGCATGCGGGTCTCAACTGTTAAAGATGTGTATTGGAAAAGAATCGGCTCATCGCGGCAATCTGTAATGTTGAGGGGCATTCCCTGCTCCAGCAGGAGCTTCAGCAGGTCAGGATTTTTCAAAGGCTCAGTAATCGAATAATTCTCATGCCAGTCTGGAAGCTCCCAGCCGCAATCCTCGCTGATCAGCAGCTGGGCTACTTCCAGGGACCTGGTCTTCAGCAGCGGATGCTGATCCCATGAACAGATAATACTTTCTTCCGACTGAAAATTGAATTGCTTCGGCATCCTGAAATCTGCTCCGTTCCTGATCAGCACCTGGGCCACATCCGCCCTGTCCACATAAGCCAGCGGTAAATTATCCCATGAGCATGAGGTTTTGAAGCCGTTCGGCGAAAATCCGCGGTCGATAAGGTATTGTGCCACTTCCGGGCTTTTCACATAGCAGAGCGGCGACTTATCATCTGTCTTCCTGTTCCAGGATTCCAGCCTGAGCCGGGACGCCAGCTCTGCGTTATGGATCGCGGTCACCATTTCACGGTGCAGCTTGACTGACCCCTTTGCCAGCAGGCAGCGGAGCAGTTCTTCGTCCTGTCTGTCGTTCAGCAGGGTGTACAGGTCTGGATCACTGTCTTTGCTGAAATCCCTGGCTGGGAATTCGGCTCTTCCCAGCAGGCATTTCAGCGCATCCGGTCTTTTGGCTTTACATCCTGCATTAAAAGCTGACAGCAGCACTTCAGCGGTCTTATCTGTAATCCTGTCGATCAAGCTCCCGAGCAGAGAAATCTCTCCTGTTTCAGCGGCCAGACGGATCTGCTCCTGCAGCGGAACTTCCAGAGTATGGCCTGTGGCAGTTTCCGGAACAGCACAATGAACTTTCAGCGCGATCAGGAGCATCAGCTGGAAAAAAATGAACCGGCTGAATCCAATGAATTTTTGATTGCTCATCTGCCCGCCTCCAATCGACTCAGTCTGAAACGTAATCATCAAAAGCTGACTATTCCAGCAGTTTCATCATTTCAAGCAGTTTGCCTTCTTCAGGTATGTGTTTTTCGCTGAGTCTTTTCTTCAGCAGTTCCAGTGCAGTATAGCCGTCCTTGTCTTTCAGCAGAGGATTCGCTCCACCTGCAAGCAGGGCTTTCAACATCAAGATCGCATTATCGGCAAGATAATCACTTGGTGCTTGATAGTAGCTCAATTGCATGTAGAAAAACATCGCTACAAAATGCAGCGGCGTATGACCAAACCTGTCTGCAAGATTGGTATCTGCACCTGCTGCGATCAGTTTTTCGGCTTTTTGAAGATCGTCCGGAAGATGACTCATATATGCTGCCAGATGCAATGGAGTAACTGTGTCATATGTTGCGTCAGGATAAAATCCAGCTTTGATGAGCAGATCCATGTATTCGAGACGGCAATTCCGGAGTGAATCGATCTTGGAACTTTTACCCCATCGATCGACACATTTTTCATCCTTGAGCCCAGGCCCGCCTTTTTCCAGAAGAAAGCGGATCATTTCCACGTTCCCGCATTCCTCTACTGCGGGATCGAGCATCCAGTGAATATAGTTTCCAAAGTCGAATCCCTTTTTTTCCAGCATCCTGTAAACTTCGAGCCTGGGGCAGAGCATCAGCAGATTCCGGCCATATCTATCCGTGACCCGCGGGTTTCCGCCCTGGTCCAGATATTTTCTGATCAGATCAAGGTAAACCTTATCCTCATAGATATTATTGCCTTCTTTTACATTGCATTGGCGGTTTGCCAGCAGCGCAACCAGGGGGAGCTCTCCGTCATTTTCCCTTAATTGTCTGTCTTTTTCCGTGCTGAAATCAAAAGGTTCCAGGATACTGGCTCCTTTATCCACTGCCTCCTGGAAAGCAAGCGGGTTTTGGGTCAAGCTCAGGTTGCGGGAAAAAGGCAGGGCCACTTCTTTGCAGATTGATTTCAGATAGTCCTGACAATAGGTGTCAGGATGCATTTCCCTCACACCTATGCCTTTGAGATTCAGCGCTTCCGGATCAGCCCTATGTTCGATCAGGTATTTGAGACCGGCATGATTCAGGTTCCTGTTGAAAATCGGTGTGTTCCCAAAGCTGTCTCTGGCGTTCAGATCTGCTCCCGCTTCGACCAGAGCTTTCAGGGCATCCAGATCAGTGACTTTGTGCAGTGGGGTTTCATCGAATTCCCCTCCACGCACATCGGGATCAAGTCCGGATTCAAGCATCAGGCGGGCGAAATCTCCTGTTCTGGCGAGATGCAGCAATGTGTACCCGGACTTTTCCGTTATCTTTCCATCCGGACTCGCCTTTAAAGGAGCTCTCAGTTTGGGATCTGCTCCTTGCTCCAGCAGAATGCGCGCTTTTTCAGCTGAATCGGTGAAATGGAAAAGTGGGGCCAATCCATCTGCATCAGGAAGATTAGGAGAAAGTCCCAGTTCAAGAAGCAGTCCTAGTACAGGAGGAGTGATCCTTTCACAGTGGATTGCATAGCTTCCAAAGGAATCCGGAAAATTGTATCCGCAGCCTCTCTTGATCAGCAGTTCTGCGATTTCCCTGGTTTTCACATGCGGCAGTAACTGATCATCCCATTGACGCCAGCATAAAGCTTCTCTTGTCCTGACATAGGGTGGCGGCTGCTGAAAATTGAATTCCGCACCATTCCTGATCAGCACTTCTGCCACATCCACCCTGTCCACCCAGGCCAGAGGGCTGGTTGGCAGGTAGCCGTCCTTCGGCGAACAGCCGTGGTCGATTAGATATTGCGCAACTTCCGGGCTTTTTACAAAGCACAGAGTGTTTAATCTGTTCATTCCCATTTCCCGCGATTCCAGCTTCAGCTCGGCCGCCAGATCGACGCTGTGTATTGCAGGCACGATTTCGTGATGGTGCTTGACCGCCCCTTTTTTCAGCATCAGCCTGAGCAGTTCCTCATCTTGCGAATCATTAAGCAAGGAGTAAAGATCAGAGTCACTTCCCTTGCTGAAATCTCTGGCTGGGAACTCGGCTCTGCCAAGCAGGCATTTCAACACTTCAGGTCTTTTGGCTTTGCAACTGGCATTAAAGGCAGACAGGAGCACCTCAGCGGTCTTATCGGTAATCTGATCGATCAGGTGTTCGAGCAGGGAAATCTCTCCTGTTTCGGCTGCCAGCCGGATCCGTTCCTGCAGTGGAACTTCCACAGTTTGTTCCAGGATTGTTCCCGCTGCAGCACAATGAATCCTCAGCGCAAAGAGAAGCACTGGCAGAATAAGAGTGAACCCGCTGATCCCCATGCATTTTTTACTGCCCATATGTCCTCCTCCAACCCTCTAAGTGATTATACCGAAGCGTTGTAAAGGACTGATGAGGATCATGTAAAAAGAATGTAAAATCCGGCTTATTTATACTTCTGCATTCCCTCTGGCACGTACCACTGGGGAAAATTATAGAAAATACCGGCAGGAGCTGGATCTATGCCGTGGAAGCGCTTGCTTAATGCATAAATATCAGCACTGGTATAAAGAAAAGTGTAAGGCTGATCTTCATGAATCAGGGCTTGAATCTTATAGTAGATTTCCTTCAGTTTTTCTCTGTCAAAAGTGGAACGGCCTGCTTCGCACAATCTATCGACTTCAGGGTTATGGTAAGAAATGTAATTGTCCCCGGAAAAGCCGTTACTTTCATTGGGTATTTGCGAGGAATGCCAGAGTTCGAATGGAGTGTATAGAAGATCACCCAGATTGCCTTGTCCCCAGCCACCAAGGGTGGTTTGAAAGTTATGACGGTTCAGCTGTTCTAAAAAATCCGTCCAGGCGAGCATTCTGACCTGGGTACTTATCCCTACTGCTTTCCAATAATCACTTATCGTATCAGCCAGAAGTTTGACAGTGGGATTACCGGGCCAGATGAGAATTTCCAGTGTGAGTTTCATTCCATCCCGTTCCCTGATTCCATCGCCGTCTACATCCTTCCATCCGGCTGCGGAAAGTAGTTTTCTGGATAATTCAGGGTCATAATGAAATGGAACTATCGATTTGTCGCAAGCCCAGTGCGAAGGCAGAAAGTCTGTTGTGATCA
This DNA window, taken from Candidatus Wallbacteria bacterium, encodes the following:
- a CDS encoding ABC transporter substrate-binding protein, with translation MNVSGLKLLTVSLLLPVFLAAATNSDTLEKALFEHYVLKDTASASADYKTFLNNPKKARDIRVLEKAENSYHELLKTQTSEISPSPSYGDTFVEPSLEPVTLNPLLAEDTPSGDVCCMIMDYLADYDKNNNLIPKLAETWEISADHTAITYHLRKDVRWHDGAPFTAEDVKFTCDKIMDPELGSSYKSYFADVVTVEIINSYTIRIACSKPDIYLVEHLSPVIIPKHIYEKENIRTSEFNRHPIGTG
- a CDS encoding ankyrin repeat domain-containing protein, which translates into the protein MSNQKFIGFSRFIFFQLMLLIALKVHCAVPETATGHTLEVPLQEQIRLAAETGEISLLGSLIDRITDKTAEVLLSAFNAGCKAKRPDALKCLLGRAEFPARDFSKDSDPDLYTLLNDRQDEELLRCLLAKGSVKLHREMVTAIHNAELASRLRLESWNRKTDDKSPLCYVKSPEVAQYLIDRGFSPNGFKTSCSWDNLPLAYVDRADVAQVLIRNGADFRMPKQFNFQSEESIICSWDQHPLLKTRSLEVAQLLISEDCGWELPDWHENYSITEPLKNPDLLKLLLEQGMPLNITDCRDEPILFQYTSLTVETRMLLAHGADPKARMPIQADDILGWGLHRHMDSAEMESDLAGKLGYTLLHCARNEEFVRLMLDSGLDPNQRGGKRGETPLHTVSDPGALSALIEAGADVNARDDLGNTPLFNIQLKPEGLKILLSHGADPDALNNQGQSALDVHFGDKCRDLLKTCSKIRIKAQTETSVKEDFSPSSVLYYLRHENGLTDEDKIYRIRRCLAQSAVKVNEDDCREFLRICPRPETARMLEQKGFELKRDIFEIMVDAVSGIGHADLVRYLLETRMPDLMMCEKGYKLKDGRVARQPFLLFCRSEYIDMLVKAGFSPDSASLCGITPLMEAALNFTETDSYRRLEKLIATGADVNLVSEGGYTVLHHLVLDFTYNWSGNDDSAMNSMQDYALRMLNLLRQAGADPRIRDNQGRTALEMFRNDCSDKGVPEEGRLLEMMKLLE